In the Leptospira sp. WS4.C2 genome, one interval contains:
- a CDS encoding amidohydrolase family protein: MEKIAGKIITHEKEFEGTIEFDPISGLITNVKEGIDPDARQFSDGSVIFPGFGDIHIHAREDVSGKHTYKEDFISAGNAAINGGVIHVADMPNNPVPPVDDVTYAAKQALTTKAPIHITLYAGIGPHTKPLTKKVPYKVFMGPSIGELFFHDNASLEEVIKSYVGQDISFHCEDPEILIANQSQPTHEERRPKEAETVATDFALYLIEKYNLKGKLCHYSTKDGLSKIIAAKKRGVNVTCEVTPTHLMFDTDMLTETNHKWFQMNPPLRGKEDREAMVKGILDGHIDYLATDHAPHSIEEKQKGTSGISQLDTYGLFVTYMILKLNIPMTTIAKICAKNPGEFVSTYLPEKFGKGVGIINQGYAANFSILNLKKPVEFKKSMVKSKSGWSPFEGFSFPGSIESVYFLGKEIHAK, encoded by the coding sequence ATGGAAAAAATTGCAGGGAAGATCATCACACATGAAAAAGAATTTGAAGGAACGATTGAATTTGATCCTATTTCTGGACTGATCACCAATGTAAAAGAAGGGATCGATCCCGATGCCCGCCAGTTTTCCGATGGTTCGGTAATTTTTCCTGGTTTTGGAGATATCCACATCCATGCACGTGAAGATGTGAGTGGAAAACATACCTATAAAGAAGATTTTATCTCGGCTGGCAATGCCGCCATCAACGGAGGTGTGATCCATGTAGCCGATATGCCAAATAACCCGGTTCCTCCTGTTGATGACGTAACTTACGCCGCCAAACAAGCGCTCACCACAAAGGCCCCCATCCATATCACTTTGTATGCAGGTATTGGTCCTCATACCAAACCACTGACAAAGAAAGTTCCTTATAAAGTATTTATGGGCCCTTCCATCGGGGAATTGTTCTTTCATGACAATGCCTCTTTAGAAGAAGTCATTAAATCCTACGTGGGCCAAGACATTAGTTTCCACTGCGAAGATCCAGAAATCTTAATTGCCAACCAATCACAGCCTACACATGAAGAAAGACGCCCCAAAGAGGCAGAGACTGTTGCCACAGACTTTGCTTTGTATTTGATTGAGAAATACAATCTCAAAGGAAAACTCTGCCATTATTCGACAAAAGACGGACTTTCTAAAATCATCGCCGCCAAAAAAAGAGGAGTGAATGTCACTTGTGAAGTCACACCCACCCATTTGATGTTTGATACCGATATGTTAACAGAAACCAACCACAAGTGGTTTCAAATGAACCCACCACTTCGGGGAAAAGAAGACAGAGAAGCCATGGTCAAAGGGATTTTGGATGGGCATATTGACTATTTAGCAACAGATCACGCCCCTCATTCCATAGAAGAAAAACAAAAAGGCACCAGTGGGATCTCACAACTCGATACTTATGGGTTATTTGTCACCTATATGATACTGAAACTAAACATTCCGATGACAACCATAGCAAAAATATGTGCCAAAAACCCGGGTGAATTTGTTTCTACCTACCTACCAGAAAAATTTGGGAAGGGTGTTGGTATCATTAATCAAGGTTATGCGGCGAATTTTTCTATCCTAAATTTAAAAAAACCAGTTGAATTTAAAAAATCAATGGTTAAAAGTAAGTCCGGCTGGTCACCCTTTGAAGGATTTAGTTTCCCTGGATCCATCGAATCAGTTTACTTTTTAGGCAAAGAAATACATGCAAAATGA
- a CDS encoding RecQ family ATP-dependent DNA helicase — protein MGNLIVDPFGFTEILRVTLDLRSELKTKFGFSEFRPGQEEAIRSVLSGKDTLAILPTGAGKSLIYQLPAAIQTNKLTLVISPLIALMKDQTESLLAKGIPAAFCNSTQDEVEQMTILAKSVKGEIRVLLVSPERALSNGFLRIFRELDLFSLVVDEAHCVSQWGHDFRPEYRQIHVLRERHPRPNFPILALTATATEKVQMDVQSSLGMKTPTVVLSTFFRPNLKFSVEYPAAERDKADRLIELLEPWKDGRKFPGRAIVYCATRKKTDEVYDLLKDFGFSVGKYHAGRTDGIRERTQNAYTSGKVPILVATNAFGMGMDQPDVRLVVHYQVPASLEAYYQEAGRAGRDGLDSECVLFYKAGDVATQTFMLSKETNFKGGDTLLKYIKEYANKEKCRQVQLCAYFGETISSCGSCDICTEIGANLHRSKFLKTEAAKVQKKNEKRDYPLSEWEEETIQNFLKEHPAVFGKTIIAKTLVGKRTKDVLRYRMERNPYHGKLDGIPEEAVVAKLETWVEQKKVLVAGAKYPKLYLPNFAKIKSKLASSNSDDTSGSISKSKKPPTLNSQILKELMNYRDRKARLLKWKKFMVFQNPVLKRIAERKPRTLSELEATKGVGPAKVERFGNDIIEILSKWD, from the coding sequence ATGGGGAATCTTATCGTTGACCCTTTCGGATTTACGGAAATCTTGAGAGTTACCTTGGATCTACGTTCGGAACTCAAAACCAAATTCGGTTTTTCGGAATTTCGCCCGGGCCAAGAAGAGGCCATTCGTTCTGTTCTCTCGGGAAAAGACACCTTGGCCATTTTACCAACAGGTGCGGGAAAGTCTCTGATCTACCAACTTCCTGCGGCCATCCAAACAAACAAACTAACTCTAGTTATTTCTCCTCTCATTGCACTTATGAAAGACCAAACGGAGAGTTTACTTGCTAAAGGAATTCCTGCGGCCTTTTGTAATTCCACCCAAGACGAAGTGGAACAAATGACCATACTTGCCAAATCGGTGAAAGGTGAAATTCGAGTCCTACTGGTTTCGCCGGAAAGAGCCCTTTCCAATGGATTTCTTCGTATCTTTCGGGAATTGGATTTATTTTCTCTCGTTGTGGACGAAGCCCACTGTGTCTCTCAATGGGGTCACGACTTTCGTCCCGAATACCGCCAAATTCATGTTTTGCGAGAACGCCACCCTCGTCCGAACTTTCCCATCCTTGCACTGACCGCAACGGCTACAGAAAAAGTCCAGATGGATGTCCAGTCTTCTCTGGGAATGAAGACACCGACGGTAGTTCTATCTACTTTTTTTCGGCCCAATTTAAAATTCAGTGTGGAATACCCTGCCGCCGAAAGGGACAAAGCCGATAGACTCATTGAACTTTTAGAACCATGGAAGGATGGTAGAAAATTTCCAGGACGTGCCATTGTGTATTGTGCCACTCGGAAAAAAACCGACGAAGTGTATGATCTTTTGAAAGACTTTGGTTTCTCTGTAGGAAAGTACCATGCAGGTAGAACCGATGGGATCCGGGAAAGAACTCAAAATGCTTACACCTCCGGTAAAGTTCCTATCCTTGTGGCCACCAATGCCTTTGGAATGGGGATGGATCAACCTGATGTTCGTTTGGTGGTACATTACCAAGTCCCCGCTTCCCTCGAAGCTTATTACCAAGAAGCTGGTCGTGCGGGAAGAGATGGACTTGATTCGGAATGTGTTTTGTTTTATAAAGCGGGTGATGTTGCCACCCAAACCTTTATGTTGTCCAAAGAAACAAACTTCAAGGGAGGAGATACCCTTCTCAAATACATCAAGGAATATGCCAACAAAGAAAAATGTAGGCAGGTCCAACTTTGTGCTTATTTTGGGGAAACTATCTCTTCTTGTGGGAGTTGTGATATCTGTACAGAAATTGGTGCCAATCTCCATCGTTCTAAATTTTTAAAGACTGAAGCCGCTAAGGTCCAAAAGAAAAATGAAAAACGGGATTACCCACTTTCCGAATGGGAAGAAGAAACCATCCAAAACTTTTTAAAAGAACATCCTGCTGTATTCGGAAAAACCATCATAGCCAAAACTCTTGTCGGAAAACGCACTAAGGATGTTCTTCGGTATCGAATGGAACGAAATCCATATCACGGAAAGTTGGATGGGATTCCTGAAGAGGCAGTCGTTGCAAAACTAGAAACCTGGGTGGAACAAAAAAAAGTTTTAGTGGCCGGGGCCAAATATCCAAAACTCTATTTACCCAATTTTGCAAAAATAAAGTCGAAACTAGCATCATCTAACTCTGATGATACGAGTGGTTCGATTTCAAAATCAAAAAAACCTCCCACTCTCAATTCTCAAATTTTAAAAGAACTGATGAACTACCGAGACAGAAAAGCAAGACTACTCAAATGGAAGAAGTTTATGGTATTTCAAAATCCAGTGCTCAAACGAATTGCAGAAAGAAAACCAAGAACCTTATCCGAACTCGAAGCCACAAAAGGTGTGGGGCCCGCGAAAGTGGAACGATTTGGAAATGATATTATAGAAATTTTATCAAAATGGGACTAA
- a CDS encoding MBOAT family protein — protein MLFNTFVFLIFFLFVYSVFLGFGWFAGKQKWAYRAQNLWLLLASYFFYGWWEWFFLILILISTIIDYCAAILIEGTENQIRRRLFLSVSIIANLGLLFTMKYYDFFAVNLIDSWNQLALWLGSTAATDSNTYLLRNIILPVGISFYTFQTMSYTIDVFRKQIKAERDFFDFALFVNYFPQLVAGPIERAQDLLPQLKKPKFPTIDGVQKGLYDILLGYFMKVYVADNLATYVDQVFLAGKSLYTQNPDIIQAMDGSQIFAGGFLFLTQIYCDFAGYSFIALGVSRLLGVTLTVNFETPEFSKTPTEFWNRWHVTLNRWFRDYIYISLGGSKYGKFAQYRNLFIIFFLSGLWHGANWTFITWGCLQGVYTIVYLLFFAKKKEDKIESNEVTKPSLLDKIRSLLSGSFSRVFIYSLVVFSAVGFRSYDAHMMFLYMGKFLSVWNWDMNPNNNIKDMWGLFEEYFKIFLPLLIIDGITYFKKERYWVFVSHPLIQVFVLFFMGFLILTRGVFGKEVIYFAF, from the coding sequence ATGCTTTTTAATACCTTTGTCTTTTTAATCTTCTTTCTTTTCGTGTATTCGGTCTTTTTGGGATTCGGATGGTTTGCCGGAAAACAAAAATGGGCTTACCGCGCACAAAACCTATGGTTACTACTCGCGTCCTACTTTTTTTATGGATGGTGGGAGTGGTTTTTTCTCATCCTCATTCTGATTAGTACCATCATCGACTACTGTGCTGCCATCCTCATCGAAGGAACAGAAAACCAAATTCGCCGTCGTCTCTTTTTATCAGTTTCCATCATTGCCAACTTGGGCCTACTTTTTACAATGAAGTACTACGATTTTTTCGCAGTAAACCTCATTGATTCTTGGAACCAATTGGCTTTGTGGTTAGGTTCTACAGCGGCAACCGATTCGAATACTTATTTGTTAAGAAATATCATCCTACCTGTAGGAATTAGTTTTTATACGTTCCAAACGATGTCGTACACCATTGATGTGTTTCGTAAACAGATCAAAGCCGAGCGCGACTTCTTTGATTTTGCACTGTTTGTAAATTATTTTCCTCAGCTTGTTGCAGGACCGATTGAGCGTGCACAGGACCTTCTTCCTCAATTGAAAAAACCAAAATTCCCAACAATCGATGGGGTGCAGAAAGGATTGTATGATATCCTGCTTGGTTACTTTATGAAAGTCTACGTGGCAGATAACCTGGCCACATATGTTGACCAAGTATTCCTTGCAGGAAAGTCACTTTACACACAAAATCCTGATATCATCCAAGCAATGGATGGTTCCCAAATATTTGCCGGTGGATTTTTATTTTTAACTCAGATTTACTGCGACTTTGCTGGTTATTCTTTTATTGCTCTTGGAGTATCGCGCCTACTTGGTGTCACTCTCACCGTAAACTTTGAAACTCCAGAATTTTCAAAAACACCAACGGAGTTTTGGAACCGCTGGCATGTAACACTGAATCGGTGGTTTCGAGATTATATTTATATTTCCCTTGGGGGAAGTAAATACGGTAAGTTTGCCCAATACAGAAACTTATTTATCATTTTTTTCTTATCTGGGCTTTGGCATGGAGCCAACTGGACCTTCATTACCTGGGGTTGTTTGCAAGGAGTATATACGATTGTTTATCTATTGTTCTTTGCTAAAAAGAAAGAAGACAAAATAGAATCAAATGAAGTCACAAAACCTTCATTACTTGATAAAATTCGCAGTCTCTTATCGGGAAGCTTTAGTCGAGTATTTATTTATTCACTCGTTGTGTTTAGTGCTGTAGGATTTCGTTCTTATGATGCCCATATGATGTTCCTCTACATGGGAAAATTTTTATCGGTTTGGAATTGGGATATGAATCCAAATAATAATATAAAGGATATGTGGGGACTTTTTGAAGAATATTTTAAAATATTCTTACCACTTCTGATCATTGATGGAATTACTTATTTCAAAAAAGAAAGGTATTGGGTTTTTGTTTCACACCCTCTAATACAAGTTTTTGTTTTGTTCTTTATGGGATTTCTGATCCTCACTCGAGGGGTTTTTGGAAAGGAGGTAATCTATTTTGCGTTCTAA
- a CDS encoding DUF1574 domain-containing protein: MRSKFLGIGITLLLFLVLELVVRFTGIHYLEQPEIFFVNLKKKFVESGKGDADVIVLGDSRSMALAGYPKEPGIEYSVYNHSLPAMGPKYYRFFLDKYLKKGNAKPKMVLFAASPTLYSTGYGPPLYDPDAKSVKDNEPIPTYLNRRWNEGIEKNFFRTSTPSNIVSYSGKQEDFNQILWEFFGHRYLHQFTFSELSEQYSGVERLFILSKAAPLLYESYRFHGAIRNALSQTNWKVDKNYKERSLFCESCENVEAGLCKPSPSQLEDNLTIEDQIGRHFGKYNISNRIKPELAMFSKQLVRKELDAELKNPAPYVYKKPDFVVLKDLIEYTRSQGIQFGLVYMPWLKERQESKESQDLLADLKLFFKENPEAGFFFFPDSSYPADRFVDNIHYDCRGEKRVNEEFRNYVLPKVFRFLHSKEKSN, translated from the coding sequence TTGCGTTCTAAATTTTTAGGCATAGGGATCACCCTCTTATTATTTTTGGTTTTGGAACTAGTCGTTCGATTTACCGGTATTCACTATTTGGAACAACCGGAGATCTTTTTTGTAAACTTAAAGAAAAAGTTTGTAGAATCAGGTAAAGGTGATGCCGATGTGATCGTGTTAGGTGATTCAAGATCAATGGCACTTGCTGGTTATCCGAAAGAACCAGGGATTGAATATTCTGTCTATAATCATAGTTTGCCGGCCATGGGGCCCAAATACTATCGTTTCTTTCTGGACAAATATCTAAAAAAAGGGAATGCCAAACCCAAAATGGTTTTGTTTGCGGCTTCACCTACACTATATTCTACGGGATACGGTCCTCCGCTTTATGATCCTGATGCCAAGTCTGTAAAAGACAATGAACCAATTCCCACTTATTTAAATCGAAGGTGGAATGAAGGAATCGAAAAGAATTTTTTTCGCACATCCACACCATCCAATATAGTTAGTTATAGTGGAAAACAGGAAGACTTTAATCAAATTCTTTGGGAGTTTTTTGGGCATAGATACCTCCACCAATTCACGTTTTCTGAATTGTCCGAACAATACTCCGGAGTGGAAAGATTGTTTATCCTTTCCAAAGCAGCACCTCTGTTATACGAATCGTATCGTTTCCATGGTGCCATTCGAAATGCACTCAGTCAAACGAATTGGAAGGTTGACAAAAATTATAAAGAACGGTCACTCTTTTGCGAATCTTGCGAAAATGTAGAGGCAGGGCTTTGTAAACCATCTCCCTCCCAATTAGAAGACAACCTCACCATCGAAGACCAAATCGGTCGTCATTTTGGGAAATACAATATCTCCAATCGAATCAAACCAGAACTCGCAATGTTTTCGAAACAATTGGTTCGTAAAGAATTGGACGCAGAGCTTAAAAATCCCGCACCTTATGTCTATAAAAAACCAGACTTTGTTGTTCTGAAAGATTTGATTGAATACACTCGTTCCCAAGGAATTCAATTTGGTTTGGTCTATATGCCTTGGCTGAAAGAAAGACAAGAATCGAAAGAATCCCAAGACCTTCTTGCGGATCTAAAACTTTTTTTCAAAGAGAATCCAGAAGCCGGTTTCTTTTTCTTTCCGGATTCTTCCTACCCGGCAGACCGATTTGTAGATAATATCCATTACGATTGCCGAGGGGAAAAACGGGTAAACGAAGAATTCCGTAATTATGTTCTTCCAAAGGTGTTCCGTTTTTTGCATTCCAAAGAAAAATCCAATTGA
- a CDS encoding caspase family protein — protein sequence MFSFRNIFVCILSAYLIGLPVFGQNRYALFIGTNYKGNTAKIPELNLCEADANFLKEKIQKKGNFKDIKVLLGSMVTRDNVKNAISQLGKVVGKEDSVFLYFSGHGMYMKDAKAKNGMRNYLICYDRPHISDEELNEFLTDIKSQKTVLVMDCCYSGGIAKKGKNTRGAAEIPIAQGNDGVVRQNAEDYFFQDKAVISSSDDDQTSIEVGGTINHGIFTYNFGNALEKGDLNKDSVVTALEAFFVAKEDTVKMARQFNHEQTPQVSGNAAGIFLSGSPKPQNPPPKPPNVVVNVPITPAEPTTPNNNNTTTPPVAPEPEPTPANETTVVIPPITEVEPPAPPSVTTGSILIRTSIIKDKSYGGAATKSPYDLLNKQGKLKSSPAEDKVRSIKVLVDDQEYTSQVTTEKSKIWGSVTKNGTLIQGDIYNVKIDNLPAGVHQIEIRADKYPIYKTATAVLPKQTVTVDAVNSMDGFGAIRGRVFYKTLDNPIEKHPIYMPTVVSTNQIFKVTTDKDGYFWFTNLKPGKYEIRASFMEEMKLENSEIHVQPGEVTNVDIILNKKLSYTKTKY from the coding sequence ATGTTTTCGTTTCGAAACATATTTGTTTGTATTCTATCGGCCTATCTCATCGGTTTACCGGTATTTGGGCAGAACCGTTATGCGTTGTTCATAGGAACTAACTACAAAGGGAACACTGCCAAAATCCCTGAGTTGAATCTCTGTGAAGCTGACGCAAACTTCCTAAAAGAAAAAATCCAAAAGAAAGGAAACTTCAAGGATATCAAAGTCCTGTTAGGTTCCATGGTCACCCGCGATAATGTAAAAAACGCGATTTCCCAATTGGGTAAAGTTGTGGGAAAAGAGGATTCTGTATTTTTATACTTTTCTGGCCACGGAATGTATATGAAAGATGCAAAGGCAAAAAACGGAATGCGTAACTATCTCATTTGTTACGATCGCCCTCATATTTCCGATGAAGAGTTAAACGAATTTTTAACCGATATCAAATCCCAAAAAACTGTCCTTGTGATGGACTGTTGTTATTCGGGAGGGATTGCCAAAAAAGGGAAAAATACCCGTGGTGCCGCCGAGATTCCCATTGCCCAAGGAAATGATGGGGTAGTCCGTCAAAACGCAGAGGATTATTTTTTCCAAGACAAAGCGGTCATTTCCTCCTCAGACGATGACCAAACATCCATCGAAGTGGGGGGAACCATCAACCATGGTATCTTTACTTATAACTTTGGAAATGCCCTGGAAAAAGGGGACTTAAACAAAGACAGTGTGGTGACTGCACTGGAAGCCTTCTTTGTTGCTAAAGAAGATACTGTGAAAATGGCTCGTCAATTCAACCACGAACAAACCCCACAAGTTTCAGGGAATGCGGCTGGGATCTTTTTGTCAGGTTCTCCCAAACCCCAAAACCCTCCACCGAAACCACCAAATGTTGTGGTGAACGTTCCCATCACACCGGCAGAACCAACAACTCCAAACAATAATAATACGACTACACCTCCAGTGGCACCAGAACCGGAACCTACACCTGCCAACGAAACCACTGTGGTCATTCCTCCCATTACGGAAGTGGAACCACCAGCCCCCCCTTCGGTTACGACAGGGAGTATTCTCATTCGTACGTCCATCATCAAAGATAAATCGTATGGAGGAGCGGCGACCAAGTCTCCTTATGATCTCTTAAACAAACAGGGGAAATTAAAATCTTCTCCAGCAGAAGACAAAGTCAGGTCGATCAAAGTTCTTGTGGATGACCAGGAATATACATCCCAAGTCACGACTGAGAAATCGAAAATCTGGGGATCTGTGACTAAAAACGGAACCTTGATCCAAGGCGATATCTACAATGTGAAAATCGACAATCTTCCTGCCGGTGTACACCAAATTGAAATCCGTGCAGACAAGTACCCGATTTACAAAACAGCTACGGCAGTGCTTCCGAAACAGACCGTCACTGTGGATGCGGTCAATTCCATGGATGGATTTGGTGCGATTCGGGGTCGAGTGTTCTACAAAACCTTAGACAACCCGATTGAAAAACACCCGATCTACATGCCGACCGTGGTTTCCACCAACCAGATCTTCAAAGTCACTACCGATAAGGATGGATACTTTTGGTTTACTAACCTAAAACCGGGCAAATACGAAATCCGAGCGAGTTTCATGGAAGAAATGAAATTGGAAAATTCGGAAATCCATGTGCAACCGGGGGAAGTGACCAATGTGGACATCATTCTCAATAAAAAATTGAGTTATACAAAGACCAAATACTAA